The window GAGTTAATAATGGTCATTTCCGCGAGGAAGTTGCTGCCGCAAAAGAACAAATACATACAGGCATAAACCTCCTCTCCTTGGCGGAAAAACTTGAGGCCGAAGCTCAATAAGCTCTATATAAACCTAAAGTATGTAAACATTACACTCAAGGATCCTATAAAAGCGCCCAATAAAAAGCGTATAAGAATTAAGATTATTAAGCATACGATTATCTGTTTTCGCAAGCTCATAAATTTTCCGCCGGATAATTTATGCACTCTAACAAAAACAGGAGACAAAAACCTGTCGAGCATATCGGCAAAATTACCTTGGCGGTAGTTTTCGGAAAAATCAAGAACCAACCTGATTATCAATATGATAATAAAGAAATTGAGTAAAAAAGAAAAAAACGACCAAACTATACTCACAATGGTTAATGCA of the Treponema denticola ATCC 35405 genome contains:
- a CDS encoding YggT family protein, with translation MISSLFSTLGFAVKIYSYLCIIYIFLSWLGSNSRGGFLYEICEPYLSWFRRFKFTQIGMVDFSPILAIGILSIFAGLLFQIAETRTFSLLRLALTIVSIVWSFFSFLLNFFIIILIIRLVLDFSENYRQGNFADMLDRFLSPVFVRVHKLSGGKFMSLRKQIIVCLIILILIRFLLGAFIGSLSVMFTYFRFI